The Salvia miltiorrhiza cultivar Shanhuang (shh) chromosome 1, IMPLAD_Smil_shh, whole genome shotgun sequence genome has a window encoding:
- the LOC131006822 gene encoding serine--glyoxylate aminotransferase isoform X1, producing the protein MDYVNGPGRNHLFVPGPVNIPDQVIRAMSRNNEDYRSPAIPALTKTLLEDVKKIFKTTSGTPFLIPTTGYLLSLSCIYTCSMLQHIHMHLFHCEIGASYSKAHIENGSAGTGAWESALTNTLSPGDRIVSFLIGQFSLLWIDQQQRLNFNVDVVESEWGRGADLDALAAKIAEDKAHTIKAICIVHNETATGVTNNLATVRKILDRYQHPALFLVDGVSSICALDFRMDEWGVDVALTGSQKALSLPTGIGIVCASGKALEASKTAKSVRVFFDWKDYLKFYKMGTYWPYTPSIQLLYGLRAALDLLFEEGLDNVIARHNRLATATRLAVEAWGLKNCTQKEEWYSDTVTAVVIPAYIDSAEIVRRAWKRYNLSLGLGLNKVAGKVFRIGHLGNLNELQLLGCLSGVEMVLKDVGYPVKLGSGVAAAAAYLQNTTPLIPSRI; encoded by the exons ATGGATTACGTGAATGGGCCGGGAAGGAACCACCTGTTCGTTCCGGGGCCTGTGAATATCCCCGATCAGGTGATTCGAGCAATGAGCAGAAACAACGAGGACTACCGCTCTCCGGCCATCCCAGCTCTCACTAAAACATTGCTCGAGGACGTCAAGAAGATCTTCAAGACCACCTCTGGAACTCCTTTTCTCATTCCCACTACAGGTTACTTGCTCTCTCTTTCATGCATATATACTTGTTCTATGCTACAACATATACATATGCATCTCTTTCATTGTGAAATCGGAGCTTCTTATTCT AAAGCTCATATCGAAAACGGAAGTGCAGGGACGGGTGCATGGGAGAGCGCGCTGACGAACACACTGTCACCGGGCGACCGCATCGTGTCGTTCCTGATCGGGCAGTTCAGCCTGCTGTGGATCGACCAGCAGCAGCGGCTGAACTTCAATGTGGACGTGGTGGAGAGCGAGTGGGGGCGCGGGGCGGACCTGGACGCCCTGGCGGCGAAGATCGCGGAGGACAAGGCCCACACCATCAAGGCCATCTGCATCGTCCACAACGAGACGGCCACGGGCGTCACCAACAACCTGGCCACCGTGAGAAAGATCCTGGACCGGTACCAGCACCCGGCGCTCTTCCTGGTGGACGGCGTGTCCTCGATCTGCGCCCTCGACTTCCGCATGGACGAGTGGGGCGTGGACGTGGCCCTCACGGGGTCGCAGAAGGCGCTGTCGCTGCCCACGGGGATCGGGATCGTGTGCGCCAGCGGCAAGGCGCTGGAGGCCTCCAAGACTGCCAAGTCGGTGCGGGTGTTCTTTGATTGGAAGGACTACTTGAAGTTCTACAAGATGGGGACTTATTGGCCCTACACGCCTTCCATTCAGCTGCTCTATGGCTTGAGGGCCGCGCTCGATCTCTTGTTTGAGGAAGGCCTTGACAATGTTATTGCAAGGCACAATCGCCTTGCCACCGCCACTAG GCTGGCGGTGGAGGCATGGGGGCTCAAGAACTGCACTCAGAAGGAGGAGTGGTACAGTGACACCGTCACTGCTGTCGTGATTCCGGCCTACATCGACAGCGCCGAGATCGTGCGGAGGGCCTGGAAACGCTACAACTTGAGCTTGGGTCTCGGCCTCAACAAGGTGGCTGGCAAGGTTTTCAGAATAGGGCATCTTGGCAACCTTAACGAG TTGCAACTATTGGGGTGTCTTAGTGGGGTGGAGATGGTTCTCAAGGACGTCGGGTATCCGGTGAAGCTCGGGAGCGGCGTCGCCGCTGCGGCGGCATACTTACAGAACACCACTCCTTTGATTCCTTCAAGGATTTGA
- the LOC131006822 gene encoding serine--glyoxylate aminotransferase isoform X2: protein MDYVNGPGRNHLFVPGPVNIPDQVIRAMSRNNEDYRSPAIPALTKTLLEDVKKIFKTTSGTPFLIPTTGTGAWESALTNTLSPGDRIVSFLIGQFSLLWIDQQQRLNFNVDVVESEWGRGADLDALAAKIAEDKAHTIKAICIVHNETATGVTNNLATVRKILDRYQHPALFLVDGVSSICALDFRMDEWGVDVALTGSQKALSLPTGIGIVCASGKALEASKTAKSVRVFFDWKDYLKFYKMGTYWPYTPSIQLLYGLRAALDLLFEEGLDNVIARHNRLATATRLAVEAWGLKNCTQKEEWYSDTVTAVVIPAYIDSAEIVRRAWKRYNLSLGLGLNKVAGKVFRIGHLGNLNELQLLGCLSGVEMVLKDVGYPVKLGSGVAAAAAYLQNTTPLIPSRI from the exons ATGGATTACGTGAATGGGCCGGGAAGGAACCACCTGTTCGTTCCGGGGCCTGTGAATATCCCCGATCAGGTGATTCGAGCAATGAGCAGAAACAACGAGGACTACCGCTCTCCGGCCATCCCAGCTCTCACTAAAACATTGCTCGAGGACGTCAAGAAGATCTTCAAGACCACCTCTGGAACTCCTTTTCTCATTCCCACTACAG GGACGGGTGCATGGGAGAGCGCGCTGACGAACACACTGTCACCGGGCGACCGCATCGTGTCGTTCCTGATCGGGCAGTTCAGCCTGCTGTGGATCGACCAGCAGCAGCGGCTGAACTTCAATGTGGACGTGGTGGAGAGCGAGTGGGGGCGCGGGGCGGACCTGGACGCCCTGGCGGCGAAGATCGCGGAGGACAAGGCCCACACCATCAAGGCCATCTGCATCGTCCACAACGAGACGGCCACGGGCGTCACCAACAACCTGGCCACCGTGAGAAAGATCCTGGACCGGTACCAGCACCCGGCGCTCTTCCTGGTGGACGGCGTGTCCTCGATCTGCGCCCTCGACTTCCGCATGGACGAGTGGGGCGTGGACGTGGCCCTCACGGGGTCGCAGAAGGCGCTGTCGCTGCCCACGGGGATCGGGATCGTGTGCGCCAGCGGCAAGGCGCTGGAGGCCTCCAAGACTGCCAAGTCGGTGCGGGTGTTCTTTGATTGGAAGGACTACTTGAAGTTCTACAAGATGGGGACTTATTGGCCCTACACGCCTTCCATTCAGCTGCTCTATGGCTTGAGGGCCGCGCTCGATCTCTTGTTTGAGGAAGGCCTTGACAATGTTATTGCAAGGCACAATCGCCTTGCCACCGCCACTAG GCTGGCGGTGGAGGCATGGGGGCTCAAGAACTGCACTCAGAAGGAGGAGTGGTACAGTGACACCGTCACTGCTGTCGTGATTCCGGCCTACATCGACAGCGCCGAGATCGTGCGGAGGGCCTGGAAACGCTACAACTTGAGCTTGGGTCTCGGCCTCAACAAGGTGGCTGGCAAGGTTTTCAGAATAGGGCATCTTGGCAACCTTAACGAG TTGCAACTATTGGGGTGTCTTAGTGGGGTGGAGATGGTTCTCAAGGACGTCGGGTATCCGGTGAAGCTCGGGAGCGGCGTCGCCGCTGCGGCGGCATACTTACAGAACACCACTCCTTTGATTCCTTCAAGGATTTGA